A genome region from Erythrolamprus reginae isolate rEryReg1 chromosome 4, rEryReg1.hap1, whole genome shotgun sequence includes the following:
- the CRYAA gene encoding alpha-crystallin A chain: MDITIQHPWFKRALGPLIPSRFFDHFFGDGFFEYDLLPLFSSTINPYYRQSFFRTLLDSGVSEVRSDRDKFLVFLDVKHFSPEDLSVKVIEDFVEIHGKHNERQDDHGYISREFHRRYRLPSTVDQSAITCSLSTDGMLTFSAPKVQSVTEPGHSERPIPVSREEKPTSAQSS; encoded by the exons ATGGATATTACCATTCAGCATCCCTGGTTCAAACGAGCTCTTGGACCTTTAATTCCAAGCCgcttttttgaccacttttttggagATGGTTTTTTTGAATATGATCTCCTGCCTTTGTTTTCTTCTACCATCAATCCATACTACAGGCAATCTTTCTTCCGTACTTTGCTGGACTCAGGTGTTTCTGAG gTGAGATCTGACCGAGACAAGTTTCTTGTCTTTTTGGATGTAAAGCATTTCTCCCCTGAAGATTTGAGTGTGAAAGTCATTGAGGACTTTGTGGAAATTCATGGCAAACACAATGAGAGACAG GATGATCATGGATACATTTCCCGTGAATTCCATCGTCGATACCGTCTTCCTTCCACTGTCGATCAATCAGCCATCACTTGCTCTCTGTCTACTGATGGCATGCTAACCTTTTCTGCTCCCAAGGTTCAATCTGTCACAGAGCCCGGCCATAGCGAGAGACCCATTCCTGTATCCCGTGAAGAGAAGCCGACTTCAGCTCAGTCTTCTTAG